One stretch of Prunus persica cultivar Lovell chromosome G1, Prunus_persica_NCBIv2, whole genome shotgun sequence DNA includes these proteins:
- the LOC18790096 gene encoding MLP-like protein 329 codes for MALHGFIGTQIELKSPADKFYKIFKGQAHLIPNVSSGHIKGVQVHEGDWETHGSVKIWNYHLGNEVGTFKEKVEYDDENKVATLIGLDGEVFKYYKSFKGIYQFAQKGDVSVANLTIHYEKRNANVEAPDRYVGLMVTLVRDLDAHFAKA; via the exons ATGGCTCTGCACGGTTTTATTGGGACTCAAATAGAGCTCAAGTCACCTGCTGATAAGTTCTACAAAATCTTCAAGGGTCAAGCCCACCTCATCCCAAATGTTTCTTCTGGCCATATCAAAGGTGTTCAGGTGCATGAAGGAGATTGGGAAACGCACGGCTCTGTTAAGATCTGGAATTATCATCTAG GGAACGAAGTTGGGACATTCAAGGAAAAGGTCGAGTACGACGACGAGAACAAGGTGGCAACTTTGATTGGATTGGACGGAGAAGTGTTCAAGTATTACAAGAGCTTTAAGGGCATCTATCAGTTCGCTCAAAAGGGTGATGTTAGCGTTGCCAACCTGACGATTCACTATGAGAAACGGAATGCGAATGTTGAAGCTCCAGATAGATATGTTGGTCTCATGGTTACCCTCGTCAGGGATCTTGATGCTCACTTTGCCAAGGCATAA
- the LOC18792347 gene encoding MLP-like protein 34, producing MALSGASNYKAETVEAEVEIKSNSGKLFKLISNQHHDVPKASSDNVHDVAVHEGDWETSGSVKLWKYTLDGNVETLKEKVEIDEANKLVSLTALEGSHVLEKYKSCKIIFQVTPKSEGGLVKITLGYQRLNENDPPPHKYLRFLVNVIQDIDAHLLKE from the exons ATGGCTTTGAGTGGAGCTAGTAATTACAAGGCGGAGACTGTGGAGGCTGAGGTAGAGATCAAATCCAATTCTGGCAAATTGTTCAAGCTCATCAGCAACCAGCACCACGACGTTCCGAAGGCCTCCTCTGATAATGTACATGATGTTGCGGTACATGAAGGTGACTGGGAAACTTCTGGTTCTGTCAAGCTTTGGAAATACACCTTAG ATGGAAATGTTGAAACTTTAAAGGAAAAGGTAGAAATAGATGAAGCGAACAAGTTGGTGAGTCTTACTGCTTTGGAAGGATCACATGTGTTGGAGAAGTACAAAAGCTGTAAGATCATCTTCCAGGTCACTCCAAAGAGTGAAGGAGGTTTGGTGAAAATTACCCTAGGATATCAAAGACTTAATGAGAACGATCCGCCTCCACATAAGTACCTCCGGTTTTTGGTCAATGTCATTCAAGATATTGATGCACATCTTCTTAAGGAATAA